Proteins co-encoded in one Neodiprion lecontei isolate iyNeoLeco1 chromosome 3, iyNeoLeco1.1, whole genome shotgun sequence genomic window:
- the LOC107224614 gene encoding calcium/calmodulin-dependent 3',5'-cyclic nucleotide phosphodiesterase 1 isoform X1, which yields MSRQSKDPVQKCHSDPGGGAPGSPARAASDAAIAKRTSRRCQKHPNSIGGSPLATATRKCVLTLDGYSYVIVASPPDRRVTKDDIGLAEASSSISATSSTYAAASSHAKFTSRISTDLANVGPALRTAAGGSSSSSTSLHSPSQNGERINQGALTIVRRSSGKGKTSRGGSGGNSETGSLSGVPEPGGRENLRFIDLELTADSLPAVDTPDACDKAALRLRCLLKQLQHGEISAELLQQNLNYAARVLEAVFIDETRAATESSRSPRREGQTSNPGGTDAEGPGGHVVTQKRKLRTPIWARDQAEPRQEKTASRRQPGAPYCRRLADEDDELSEVQPDAVPPEVREWLASTFTRQLATTRRKADEKPKFRSVAHAIRAGIFVDRIYRKVTNTALMQFPEEVVGVLKTLDDWSFDVFSLSDAASGAPIRYLGYDLLNRYGMIHKFKVPPSVLESFLVRIEEGYCRHRNPYHNNLHAADVAQTMHYVLCQTGLMNWLTDLEIFATLVAAIIHDFEHTGTTNNFHVMSGSDTALLYNDRAVLENHHISASFRILREDDCNILQNFSREEFREFRSLVIDMVLATDMSFHFQQLKNMKNLLSLTEPTVDKSKAVSLVLHCCDISHPAKRWDLHHKWTMQLLEEFFRQGDKERALGLPFSPLCDRNNTLVAESQIGFIEFIVEPSMQVCSDMLESVLAPLNPKTDLPQESDPAAGENRFRIKKPWTHCLAENKKIWKEQAAKDAEIRLQKEQEQKEREELERDKGKNSLTTAEE from the exons TCGCATCGCCGCCGGACCGAAGAGTCACTAAAGACGATATCGGGCTGGCAGAGGCTTCCTCCTCGATTTCCGCAACATCCTCAACTTATGCCGCAGCCTCTTCTCACGCCAAATTCACAAGCAGAATATCCACCGACCTCGCAAACGTTGGTCCAGCTTTACGCACGGCTGCCGGCGGCTCTTCCTCATCTTCAACCAGCCTCCACTCTCCCAGCCAGAACGGTGAGCGAATCA ATCAAGGTGCGTTGACCATAGTCCGCCGTAGTTCGGGAAAGGGAAAAACGTCGCGAGGCGGAAGTGGCGGAAACTCAGAGACGGGATCATTATCGGGGGTTCCCGAACCCGGAGGCAGAGAAAACCTCCGTTTCATCGATCTCGAATTAACAGCGGACTCTCTTCCTGCCGTTGATACGCCGGATGCGTGTGACAAAGCGGCTCTAAG ATTACGATGTCTTCTGAAGCAGCTTCAACACGGCGAAATATCGGCCGAACTTTTGCAACAAAATCTCAATTATGCAGCCAGAGTTCTTGAGGCAGTTTTCATCGATGAGACAAG GGCGGCGACCGAGTCCTCCAGGTCACCGCGTAGGGAGGGCCAAACATCAAATCCTGGTGGAACGGATGCGGAGGGACCGGGTGGTCACGTGGTCACGCAGAAACGGAAGCTTCGCACCCCCATTTGGGCAAG GGATCAGGCGGAGCCGCGCCAGGAGAAGacagcgtcgcgacgccaaCCTGGCGCGCCTTATTGTAG ACGATTAGCGGACGAGGACGATGAGTTGTCAGAGGTTCAGCCGGACGCGGTGCCTCCGGAAGTTCGTGAATGGTTGGCATCTACCTTCACAAGGCAGCTGGCAACCACTCGACGTAAAGCTGATGAAAAGCCAAAATTTCGATCTGTGGCACACGCTATCCGGGCTGGAATCTTTGTCGACAGAATTTACAGGAAGGTTACCAATACCGCTCTCATGCAATTCCCCGAGGAGGTTGTCGGCGTTCTCAAG ACGCTGGATGATTGGTCATTCGACGTCTTCTCACTCAGCGACGCAGCTTCCGGAGCGCCGATACGGTACCTTGGTTACGATCTACTGAATCGTTACGGAATGATCCATAAATTCAAGGTCCCGCCGTCTGTTCTTGAAAGTTTTTTAGTCAGGATTGAGGAGGGTTACTGCAGGCATAGAAATCCCTATCACAACAATCTTCACGCTGCCGATGTCGCCCAAACCATGCACTACGTTTTATGCCAAACTGGACTTATG AACTGGTTGACGGATCTGGAGATATTTGCGACCCTTGTCGCAGCTATAATTCATGACTTCGAGCACACAGGAACGACGAACAATTTTCACGTCATGTCTGGCAGCGACACGGCGCTTTTGTACAACGACAGAGCGGTCTTGGAAAATCATCACATATCGGCGAGTTTTCG GATTCTCCGCGAGGACGACTGCAACATACTACAGAATTTCTCCCGGGAGGAGTTTCGGGAGTTTAGATCGCTGGTGATCGATATGGTGCTCGCAACCGACATGAGCTTCCACTTTCAACAGTTGAAGAACATGAAAAATCTTCTCAGTCTGACCGAACCGACAGTAGACAAGAGCAAGGCCGTCAGTCTCGTTCTTCACTGCTGCGATATTTCCCACCCGGCAAAGAGATGGGATCTTCACCACAA ATGGACCATGCAGCTTCTCGAGGAATTCTTCAGACAGGGAGATAAGGAGAGAGCACTGGGTCTACCGTTCTCACCACTATGTGACAGGAACAACACTCTAGTGGCCGAGTCGCAGATCGgttttatcgaatttatcGTTGAACCTAGTATGCAGGTCTGCAGTGACATGCTAGAGTCGGTTCTTGCGCCGTTGAATCCCAAGACGGACCTTCCTCAAGAATCGGACCCTG cAGCCGGTGAGAATAGGtttagaattaaaaaaccaTGGACCCACTGTCTTGCGGAGAATAAGAAGATTTGGAAAGAACAGGCGGCTAAAg ACGCAGAAATCAGACTACAGAAAGAACAGGAACAGAAGGAAAGGGAAGAACTCGAGCGAGATaagggaaaaaattcactgaCTACAGCCGAAGAGTAG